A stretch of the Halorussus salinus genome encodes the following:
- a CDS encoding 6-pyruvoyl trahydropterin synthase family protein, protein MAQRISGSPLAESGERTLYVGRDRPIRISSGHRIQHHDGKCSRPHGHNYEITVKVVGELRDEGWVVDKGDITSIISEWDHRFLLEEGDPLVEAFEESGDGDALVVLDAPPTAEVMSAVLERRLADELPDNVSEVAVQVSETAELCGGAEL, encoded by the coding sequence ATGGCTCAACGAATCTCCGGGTCTCCTCTCGCGGAGTCGGGCGAGCGCACGCTCTACGTCGGGCGCGACCGCCCCATCCGCATCTCAAGCGGGCATCGCATCCAGCACCACGACGGCAAGTGTAGCCGACCGCACGGCCACAACTACGAGATTACGGTCAAGGTCGTCGGCGAGTTGCGCGACGAGGGCTGGGTCGTGGACAAGGGGGATATTACCTCGATAATCTCCGAGTGGGACCACCGCTTCCTGCTGGAGGAGGGCGACCCGCTCGTGGAGGCCTTCGAGGAGTCCGGCGACGGTGACGCGCTGGTCGTCCTCGACGCCCCGCCGACCGCCGAGGTGATGAGCGCGGTGCTGGAGCGTCGCCTCGCCGACGAGTTGCCCGACAACGTCTCGGAGGTCGCCGTGCAGGTGAGCGAGACCGCCGAACTCTGTGGCGGGGCCGAGTTGTAG
- a CDS encoding DUF3006 domain-containing protein: MTGEKTEVADGRYVAVVDRFEETDPARSGGERDAEGRTEDGGRELAVLLLESGESVVAERAIPAWRLPADARRQDAVLELSVKNGFVVSMTHDSEETERRTDSAQSRFDRLAERPGEDDES; encoded by the coding sequence ATGACGGGTGAGAAAACCGAGGTGGCCGACGGGCGCTACGTCGCCGTCGTGGACCGCTTCGAGGAGACCGACCCGGCGCGAAGCGGCGGGGAGCGCGACGCCGAGGGTCGCACGGAAGACGGCGGGCGCGAGCTAGCGGTCTTGCTCCTCGAATCCGGCGAGTCGGTCGTCGCCGAGCGCGCGATTCCGGCGTGGCGACTCCCCGCCGACGCCCGGCGGCAGGACGCCGTGCTGGAACTGTCGGTGAAGAACGGGTTCGTGGTCTCGATGACACACGACTCCGAGGAGACCGAGCGCCGGACCGACTCGGCACAGTCGCGGTTCGACCGACTGGCCGAGCGGCCGGGCGAGGACGACGAATCGTAG
- a CDS encoding lamin tail domain-containing protein, whose translation MNRPRAPRLARVVVAVVVVSSLAGCLGGVGLGGSPDTATTDRTTADAGLAPAPGGNASDGTLSIHFLHVGQGGSVLVVGPDGETLLYDTGNWNDDGEHVLDYLRARNVSRIDYLVTSHADADHIGGHAEVIEYFETEADGIGAVYDPGIAAGTRTYEDYLDAVERHNVTLYRAQAGDEIPMAGASVRVLSPPEGYLADRERNENSLVLRVGYGNASLLLPGDAERAAERYLTDRYAGALNATLLAAGHHGSNSSTGPGLLGAVGPRIAVIQSAYDSPYGHPHREVLARLADRGVPTYWTGVHGTVVVETDGERAVVRTRRAAPTDPLDLRSASGVSPGADGPLERRATFAVGGSSGIVAADGGTTPESSTADADDSDTANSLAVARVHADARGDEAANLNDEYVVFRNAGDRTIDLSGWVVSDEADHRYAFPAGTELAPGETLTLHTGRGTDGGGDYYWNADAPVWNNAGDTVFVRDADGSLVAEVSYDG comes from the coding sequence ATGAACCGTCCCCGCGCTCCTCGACTCGCGCGCGTCGTCGTCGCGGTGGTCGTCGTCTCGTCGCTCGCGGGGTGTCTCGGCGGGGTCGGCCTCGGCGGGTCGCCCGACACGGCGACGACCGACCGAACGACCGCCGACGCGGGTCTCGCGCCCGCGCCCGGCGGGAACGCCAGCGACGGCACGCTCTCGATACACTTCCTCCACGTCGGGCAGGGCGGTAGCGTCCTCGTGGTCGGTCCCGACGGCGAGACCCTGCTCTACGACACCGGCAACTGGAACGACGACGGCGAACACGTCCTCGACTACCTGCGCGCTCGAAACGTCTCCCGCATCGACTACCTCGTGACCTCCCACGCCGACGCCGACCACATCGGCGGCCACGCCGAGGTCATCGAGTACTTCGAGACCGAGGCCGACGGCATCGGGGCCGTCTACGACCCCGGTATCGCGGCGGGCACGCGGACCTACGAGGACTACCTCGACGCGGTGGAACGGCACAACGTCACGCTCTACCGGGCGCAGGCGGGCGACGAGATTCCGATGGCGGGCGCGTCGGTCCGCGTGCTGTCGCCACCGGAGGGCTACCTCGCCGACCGCGAGCGCAACGAGAACAGCCTCGTCCTCCGGGTCGGCTACGGGAACGCGAGTCTCCTCCTGCCGGGCGACGCCGAGCGAGCGGCGGAACGCTACCTGACCGACCGCTACGCTGGCGCGCTGAACGCGACCCTGCTGGCCGCGGGCCACCACGGGTCGAACTCCAGCACCGGCCCCGGTCTCCTCGGGGCGGTCGGCCCCCGAATCGCCGTCATCCAGAGCGCCTACGACTCGCCGTACGGCCACCCGCACCGCGAAGTGCTAGCGCGCCTCGCCGACCGAGGAGTCCCGACCTACTGGACCGGCGTCCACGGCACCGTGGTCGTCGAGACCGACGGCGAGCGCGCGGTGGTCCGGACCCGGCGCGCGGCCCCGACCGACCCGCTGGACCTCCGGAGCGCGTCGGGCGTCTCGCCCGGCGCGGACGGGCCGCTGGAACGGCGGGCGACGTTCGCAGTCGGCGGGAGTTCGGGGATAGTGGCCGCGGACGGCGGGACGACTCCCGAATCGAGTACCGCCGACGCGGACGACTCCGACACCGCCAACTCGCTCGCCGTCGCCCGAGTCCACGCCGACGCCCGAGGAGACGAGGCGGCCAACCTGAACGACGAGTACGTCGTCTTCCGGAACGCGGGCGACCGGACCATCGACCTCTCGGGGTGGGTCGTGAGCGACGAGGCCGACCACCGGTACGCCTTCCCCGCGGGGACCGAACTCGCGCCCGGCGAGACGCTGACGCTCCACACCGGCCGCGGAACCGACGGCGGCGGCGACTACTACTGGAACGCCGACGCGCCGGTCTGGAACAACGCGGGCGACACCGTTTTCGTCCGCGACGCCGACGGGTCGCTCGTGGCGGAGGTCAGCTATGACGGGTGA
- a CDS encoding ABC transporter ATP-binding protein — protein MRDTTPERRQRRDDEAESAESDADRVRPGDPALAVEGLSKSFGSGDGAVTAVDDVSFSVGRGSIVGLLGPNGAGKTTTIKSILGMVVPDAGSVRIEDVDVHADPRAAYERADAMLEGARNDYWRLTVRENLEYFASIGGEDPAAVRDRHDELLDRLDIADKADEPVRNLSRGMKQKVSLASVLARDVSVVFLDEPTLGLDVESSLQLREELGRLVRERDLTVLLSSHDMDVIEAVCDRVLILNDGRIVADDSVESLLSSVELQGFRVAVADLSDATRRWVRDEFEVEEMTTSADRTRFTVSTDPAGFYRLTNRFEAEEVRLEDVRTVAPDLEDVFIDVTNDGGGER, from the coding sequence ATGCGAGATACGACACCGGAACGAAGACAGAGACGCGACGACGAGGCCGAATCCGCGGAGAGCGACGCCGACCGAGTGCGACCGGGAGACCCGGCACTCGCCGTCGAGGGCCTCTCGAAGTCGTTCGGCTCCGGCGACGGCGCGGTCACGGCGGTAGACGACGTGTCCTTCTCGGTCGGTCGCGGGTCCATCGTCGGACTCCTCGGGCCGAACGGCGCGGGAAAGACGACCACCATCAAGTCGATACTCGGAATGGTCGTCCCCGACGCCGGGTCGGTCCGGATAGAGGATGTGGACGTTCACGCCGACCCCCGCGCGGCCTACGAGCGCGCCGACGCGATGTTGGAGGGCGCGCGAAACGACTACTGGCGGCTGACCGTCCGCGAGAACTTGGAGTACTTCGCCAGCATCGGCGGCGAGGACCCCGCGGCGGTGCGAGACCGCCACGACGAGTTGCTCGACAGGCTCGACATCGCCGACAAGGCCGACGAACCGGTCCGGAACCTCTCGCGGGGGATGAAACAGAAGGTGTCGCTGGCCAGCGTCCTCGCCCGCGACGTGTCGGTCGTCTTCTTGGACGAACCGACGCTCGGACTCGACGTGGAGAGTTCCCTGCAACTGCGCGAGGAGCTAGGCCGACTCGTCCGCGAGCGCGACCTCACCGTCCTCCTCTCCAGTCACGACATGGACGTTATCGAGGCGGTCTGTGACCGCGTGTTGATTCTGAACGACGGTCGCATCGTGGCCGACGACTCGGTCGAGTCGCTCCTCTCGTCGGTCGAACTGCAGGGCTTCCGCGTCGCGGTCGCCGACCTCTCGGACGCGACTCGGCGGTGGGTCCGCGACGAGTTCGAGGTCGAGGAGATGACGACTTCGGCCGACAGAACCCGGTTCACCGTCTCGACGGACCCGGCGGGGTTCTACCGACTCACGAACCGATTCGAGGCCGAGGAGGTCCGACTCGAAGACGTGCGCACGGTCGCGCCGGACCTCGAAGACGTGTTCATCGACGTGACGAACGACGGAGGCGGAGAACGATGA
- a CDS encoding ABC transporter permease → MTEETSADRTGGHRHLWRAVLKREVVLFVRYPLNALGGFVVFLFMFLVIFLGGRAFAAPALSSSIEGIVVGFFLWTLATASYVDISQDIGKDAKWGTLERHLMTPFGFGVVLASKSVAKLLREAVMAVALLVVMLLLTGVELRLDVLTVVPILVATLASVFGLGFAMGGLTLLYKQIGNWAALLQFGFIALVAAPTLDLGWARLLPLAQGSALLQRAMTDGTRLWEFPATDLGILLATGIGYLLAGYLVFQFAQRRARRLGVLGHY, encoded by the coding sequence ATGACCGAGGAGACCAGCGCCGACCGGACCGGCGGGCATCGCCACCTCTGGCGCGCGGTACTCAAGCGGGAGGTCGTCCTGTTCGTCCGGTACCCGCTGAACGCGCTCGGCGGGTTCGTGGTGTTCCTGTTCATGTTTCTGGTCATCTTCCTCGGCGGGCGGGCGTTCGCCGCCCCGGCGCTGTCCAGTTCCATCGAGGGCATCGTCGTCGGCTTCTTCCTCTGGACGCTGGCGACGGCCTCCTACGTGGACATCTCCCAAGACATCGGCAAGGACGCCAAGTGGGGCACGCTCGAACGCCACCTGATGACGCCGTTCGGGTTCGGCGTCGTGCTGGCGAGCAAGTCGGTCGCCAAACTCCTGCGCGAGGCGGTGATGGCCGTCGCGTTGCTCGTCGTCATGCTCCTGTTGACCGGCGTCGAACTTCGACTCGACGTGCTGACGGTCGTCCCGATTCTCGTCGCGACGCTCGCGTCGGTGTTCGGCCTCGGGTTCGCGATGGGCGGACTGACGCTCCTGTACAAGCAAATCGGTAACTGGGCGGCGCTCCTCCAGTTCGGCTTCATCGCGCTGGTCGCCGCGCCCACGCTCGACCTCGGGTGGGCGAGGCTTCTCCCGCTCGCGCAGGGGAGCGCGCTCCTCCAGCGCGCGATGACCGACGGGACCCGCCTCTGGGAGTTCCCGGCGACGGACCTCGGTATCCTGCTGGCCACGGGAATCGGGTATCTCCTCGCGGGCTACCTCGTCTTCCAGTTCGCACAGCGACGCGCCCGGCGGTTGGGCGTCCTCGGCCACTACTGA
- a CDS encoding class I SAM-dependent methyltransferase, whose product MISDVAAKYDAVASEGHADRMEASYWPVVEQVVEEIAVDASTTVLDLGTGNGYAARYFASEGATVVGVDVSGEMVRVAREASDEEEAPGESEAADESATTGETETTDDGLLDFAVADMHDVPIADDSIDLAFSMDVLPYSRDLSTPLGEVARVLAPDGAFHCCVNYYAEAARFQREEARGGLGMTLHSADEYADAFAAAGFRGVSQDTVPNTAIEIPPEEAFPTDGWETSEDMRRTLREWGTLLTVGEL is encoded by the coding sequence ATGATTTCCGATGTCGCCGCCAAGTACGACGCCGTAGCGAGCGAGGGCCACGCCGACCGGATGGAAGCGTCCTACTGGCCGGTCGTCGAACAGGTCGTCGAGGAGATAGCCGTCGATGCCTCGACCACCGTCTTGGACCTCGGGACCGGCAACGGCTACGCCGCGAGATACTTCGCCTCGGAGGGGGCTACCGTCGTCGGCGTGGACGTGTCCGGCGAGATGGTTCGGGTCGCGCGCGAGGCGTCCGACGAGGAGGAAGCGCCCGGCGAGTCCGAAGCGGCCGACGAGTCGGCGACGACCGGCGAGACCGAGACGACCGACGACGGACTCCTCGACTTCGCCGTCGCGGACATGCACGACGTACCGATAGCCGACGACAGCATCGACCTCGCGTTCTCGATGGACGTGCTTCCCTACTCGCGGGACCTCTCGACGCCGCTCGGCGAGGTCGCCCGCGTCCTCGCGCCCGACGGCGCGTTCCACTGCTGTGTCAACTACTACGCCGAGGCCGCCCGGTTCCAGCGCGAGGAGGCCCGCGGCGGTCTCGGGATGACGCTCCACTCGGCCGACGAGTACGCCGACGCCTTCGCGGCGGCTGGCTTCCGAGGAGTCTCCCAAGACACCGTACCCAACACCGCGATAGAGATACCGCCCGAGGAGGCGTTCCCGACCGACGGCTGGGAGACCAGCGAGGACATGCGCCGGACGCTCCGGGAGTGGGGCACCCTGCTCACGGTCGGGGAGCTGTAG
- a CDS encoding type 2 lanthipeptide synthetase LanM family protein, translating into MPSLTEEQRAALAGRARTLHERLDAPAETRPGGTVDDVDAVLDAWRDQLADGDPDRFRARLDALGLSRDDCRERLQSNAWPDDEPLPDWVATVEEVSSFVAEVAPSSVESPDSERELPFEEVVGAIVAAARSRLDDEAVEETLTDAALADFEVALAERVEHVVAHPLFVEFKTFVAHHDRELALADDPPEPDDPRNYYEAFVAGALDDGLREFFVEYAFLSRLLASILDQWVATVEEFCGRLARDAPELAERFGDDGEGSGDDERLGGDEGLGDVTRIDVVGDYHEGGRASLRVGFSSGVTLAYKPREMRVTSAFYDLLAWVNDQSRTEQSSANSSGLPELRTLDCLAREEYGWLEWAETDECATAEEVERFYRRAGVLIAMLYALRFGDGHADNVVAAGDQPVVVDAETLAEPEIPPERAPHMDRAVKRVADESVVGTGLIPTTDAAGAGEAGGDGAASGGGSAGGDGGTSGDDGATGDESDATGDGGPTNVGTGAFAVVDDETGGVREPVFSEVNTDLMEMDYRRVAEGSVSNLPELRGDETRPADHADRIAAGFEEGYRLLESRRDDLLADDGPLSAFEDCEVRVVYRETAKYAAVLESLRTPEYLRTGLQFGCKSEALLTLFADADTGFDYEPLYRAELDALARLDVPRFGASTDDTALYWDGERCVEELFDRTPYESMRERIRGLGDEDLAEQREYVRYAFDPETRSHGGRATEPTPDETALDPDDATFERAARDCYDRLVDAAVEGRDGDPTWLVRENRPEGVSVDTLPDDLYRGRLGVALFAAALARTADEPRFAEFAEEVADPVADAVSAESVADLPLGVTGIGSVVYGFTKLGDLLDADEYVRVAETAASALTPEKIRSDGAYDLLGGSAGAILGLLALHDETGSAEVVERATTAGDHLLAERADADGVPAWHSAVDGQPLTGLSHGVSGIALALVRLGAVSDDRFAEAGVESLAFERRHYSPDERNWRDLRPAFDGEFGDAWCNGRSGIGLARLGMAADGRGGSLDAEERRDLRDEARDALAGVEAETLQGNDHLCCGNFGRVAFLNRAGTDLGDAEYRRDARRLAAASVARADRERQFRARWQTDHWHNPSLFGGEAGIGYELLRLVDPSLPCVLLLE; encoded by the coding sequence ATGCCGTCCCTCACCGAGGAGCAACGAGCGGCGCTGGCGGGACGCGCCCGGACGCTCCACGAGCGCCTCGACGCGCCCGCCGAGACCCGACCGGGCGGGACCGTAGACGACGTAGACGCGGTACTGGACGCGTGGCGCGACCAGTTGGCCGACGGCGACCCCGACCGGTTCCGAGCGCGACTGGACGCGCTCGGACTGTCGCGAGACGACTGCCGCGAGCGCCTACAGTCGAACGCGTGGCCGGACGACGAACCGCTTCCCGACTGGGTGGCGACCGTCGAGGAGGTGTCGTCGTTCGTCGCGGAAGTCGCGCCCTCCTCGGTCGAGAGTCCCGACTCGGAGCGCGAACTCCCGTTCGAGGAGGTCGTCGGGGCAATCGTCGCCGCCGCTCGCTCGCGGTTGGACGACGAGGCTGTCGAGGAGACGCTGACCGACGCGGCGCTCGCGGACTTCGAGGTCGCGCTGGCCGAGCGAGTCGAACACGTCGTCGCCCATCCGCTGTTCGTGGAGTTCAAGACGTTCGTCGCCCACCACGACCGGGAGTTGGCGCTGGCCGACGACCCGCCGGAGCCGGACGACCCCCGCAACTACTACGAGGCGTTCGTCGCGGGCGCGCTGGACGACGGCCTCCGGGAGTTCTTCGTGGAGTACGCGTTTCTGTCGCGACTGCTGGCGTCGATACTCGACCAGTGGGTCGCGACCGTCGAGGAGTTCTGCGGACGACTCGCCCGTGACGCCCCCGAACTCGCCGAGCGGTTCGGGGACGACGGCGAAGGCTCGGGCGACGACGAGCGGTTGGGCGGCGACGAGGGGTTGGGCGACGTGACCCGAATCGACGTGGTGGGCGACTACCACGAGGGCGGCCGGGCCTCGCTCCGCGTCGGGTTCTCCTCCGGGGTCACGCTCGCGTACAAACCCCGAGAGATGCGGGTCACGAGCGCGTTCTACGACCTTCTCGCGTGGGTGAACGACCAGTCGAGAACAGAACAGTCGAGCGCGAACTCGTCGGGCCTCCCCGAACTCCGGACGCTCGACTGTCTCGCCCGCGAGGAGTACGGCTGGCTGGAGTGGGCCGAAACCGACGAGTGTGCGACCGCCGAGGAGGTCGAGCGGTTCTACCGGCGGGCGGGCGTGCTGATAGCGATGCTGTACGCGCTCCGGTTCGGCGACGGCCACGCCGACAACGTGGTCGCGGCGGGCGACCAGCCGGTCGTCGTGGACGCCGAGACGCTGGCGGAACCCGAGATACCGCCCGAGCGAGCGCCCCACATGGACCGGGCCGTCAAGCGGGTCGCCGACGAGTCGGTCGTCGGGACGGGGCTGATACCGACCACCGACGCCGCCGGGGCCGGTGAGGCAGGCGGGGACGGTGCAGCAAGCGGGGGCGGCTCGGCAGGCGGCGATGGCGGAACGAGCGGCGACGATGGCGCGACCGGCGACGAGAGTGACGCGACGGGCGACGGCGGCCCGACGAACGTCGGCACCGGCGCGTTCGCGGTCGTGGACGACGAGACCGGCGGTGTCCGGGAGCCGGTGTTCAGCGAGGTGAACACCGACCTGATGGAGATGGACTACCGGCGCGTCGCCGAGGGGAGCGTCTCGAACCTCCCCGAACTCCGGGGCGACGAGACCCGCCCGGCCGACCACGCCGACCGAATCGCGGCGGGGTTCGAGGAGGGGTATCGGCTCCTCGAATCCCGGCGCGACGACCTGCTGGCCGACGACGGCCCGCTCTCGGCGTTCGAGGACTGCGAGGTCCGGGTCGTCTACCGCGAGACGGCCAAGTACGCGGCGGTGTTGGAGTCGCTCCGGACGCCCGAGTACCTCCGGACCGGACTCCAGTTCGGCTGTAAGTCCGAAGCCCTCCTGACGCTGTTCGCGGACGCCGACACCGGATTCGACTACGAACCGCTCTACCGGGCCGAACTCGACGCGCTGGCCCGCCTCGACGTGCCGCGGTTCGGGGCGTCCACCGACGACACCGCCCTCTACTGGGACGGCGAGCGGTGCGTCGAGGAGTTGTTCGACCGAACGCCATACGAGTCGATGCGGGAACGAATCCGTGGACTGGGCGACGAGGACTTGGCCGAACAGCGCGAGTACGTCCGCTACGCCTTCGACCCGGAGACGCGCTCGCACGGCGGGCGTGCCACGGAACCGACCCCGGACGAGACCGCACTGGACCCCGACGACGCGACGTTCGAGCGCGCGGCGAGAGACTGCTACGACCGACTCGTGGACGCCGCGGTCGAGGGCCGAGACGGCGACCCGACGTGGCTCGTCCGGGAGAACCGACCCGAGGGCGTCTCGGTCGATACGCTCCCCGACGACCTCTACCGGGGGCGACTCGGCGTCGCGCTGTTCGCCGCCGCGCTGGCCCGCACCGCCGACGAACCGCGATTCGCCGAGTTCGCCGAGGAGGTCGCCGACCCGGTGGCCGACGCCGTCTCCGCGGAGAGCGTCGCCGACCTCCCGCTGGGCGTCACGGGAATCGGCTCGGTCGTCTACGGGTTCACCAAACTCGGGGACCTCCTCGACGCCGACGAGTACGTCCGGGTCGCCGAGACGGCCGCGAGCGCGCTCACGCCCGAGAAGATTCGCTCGGACGGGGCGTACGACCTGCTCGGCGGGAGCGCGGGCGCGATTCTCGGTCTCCTCGCGCTCCACGACGAGACGGGGAGCGCGGAGGTCGTGGAGCGCGCGACGACCGCGGGCGACCACCTGCTGGCCGAGCGCGCGGACGCCGACGGCGTTCCCGCGTGGCACTCCGCGGTGGACGGCCAACCGCTGACGGGTCTCTCACACGGCGTCTCGGGTATCGCGCTCGCGCTGGTCCGGCTCGGAGCGGTCTCGGACGACCGGTTCGCCGAGGCGGGCGTCGAGAGTCTGGCGTTCGAGCGCCGCCACTACTCGCCCGACGAGCGAAACTGGCGGGACCTCCGCCCGGCGTTCGACGGCGAGTTCGGCGACGCGTGGTGCAACGGCCGGAGCGGCATCGGTCTCGCTCGCCTCGGGATGGCCGCGGACGGTCGCGGCGGGAGTCTCGACGCCGAGGAGCGCCGCGACCTCCGCGACGAGGCCCGCGACGCGCTGGCGGGCGTCGAGGCCGAGACGTTGCAGGGCAACGACCACCTCTGCTGTGGCAACTTCGGGCGCGTGGCGTTCCTGAACCGGGCGGGGACCGACCTCGGCGACGCCGAGTATCGCCGTGACGCGCGCCGACTGGCGGCCGCGAGCGTCGCGCGCGCCGACCGCGAGAGGCAGTTCCGGGCGCGCTGGCAGACCGACCACTGGCACAACCCGTCGCTGTTCGGCGGCGAGGCCGGAATCGGCTACGAACTGCTCCGACTGGTGGACCCGAGTCTCCCCTGCGTGCTGTTGCTGGAGTAG
- a CDS encoding rubrerythrin-like domain-containing protein, whose product MAVSDGPPIGIRHPTVNPTPDAAIAQSRSGACECVDCGYVVGTDDDLPPKCPDCGGALTFVRS is encoded by the coding sequence ATGGCCGTAAGTGATGGACCACCGATAGGTATTCGGCATCCGACGGTGAACCCGACTCCGGACGCCGCGATAGCACAGAGTCGGTCGGGGGCCTGCGAGTGTGTCGATTGTGGGTACGTCGTCGGAACGGACGACGACTTGCCGCCGAAATGCCCCGACTGCGGCGGGGCGCTGACGTTCGTGCGGTCGTAG